Proteins co-encoded in one Papaver somniferum cultivar HN1 chromosome 5, ASM357369v1, whole genome shotgun sequence genomic window:
- the LOC113281512 gene encoding uncharacterized protein LOC113281512 — MEESTSPSESNPSSSSFSTTSYTNSRVGKGGSEFLSNLPSRGLFSSSTVLSTNPGGIRVYVCDHDTSPPVDQVISTNQTNILIRSLMLKKQRNDAVLKDVKGKSTTEITKGKRAAERTADGRASAKRASLNLNPRSSQQEKSGGCAFDKEFQSLTVDKLRILLRGRGLSVKGKKEELIARLRNDNVDGEHI; from the exons ATGGAAGAATCAACTAGCCCTTCAGAATCAaacccttcttcatcttctttttctacaACTAGCTATACCAATTCTAGGGTTGGAAAAGGTGGTTCTGAATTCCTCTCTAACCTTCCTTCTCGTGGTCTTTTCTCCTCTTCCACTGTCCTCTCCACCAATCCC GGTGGTATTCGAGTGTATGTTTGTGATCATGATACGTCACCACCAG TGGACCAAGTTATAAGTACAAACCAAACAAACATATTGATTAGATCTCTCATGCTTAAGAAGCAGAGGAATGATGCCGTCTTAAAGGATGTAAAGGGTAAATCTACAACTGAGATCACCAAAGGAAAGAG AGCTGCTGAAAGAACGGCAGATGGCAGAGCTTCCGCTAAGAGAGCTAGTTTGAACTTAAACCCTCGCAGTTCTCAGCAAG AGAAATCAGGTGGGTGTGCCTTTGATAAAGAATTTCAGAGTTTGACTGTGGATAAGCTGCGTATTCTACTGAGGGGAAGAGGTTTGTCAGTCAAAGGAAAGAAG GAGGAACTGATTGCACGCCTCCGAAATGACAATGTAGATGGTGAGCATATTTAA